Proteins encoded in a region of the Scrofimicrobium sp. R131 genome:
- a CDS encoding bifunctional riboflavin kinase/FAD synthetase, giving the protein MKIWTSLDQVPGDQKSVVTIGNFDGMHLGHARVIGSCVDRAKKRGCESVALTFDPHPRSVHQPGRPVPLIMTTQDRLDAMAVTGLDATLLAHYDRSLYSLSAEDFVQEYLVERLGAVEVVVGEDFRFGQGNAGTVDTLRQLGRMFGFDVTMVTDVVSPGGRRWSSSWVRELLQLGNVEEAASVLGRFHRVSGLVVHGAKRGRELGFPTANVSAPGQLLPADGVYAGWLVREAELPGQDRWGGGQEFLPAAISVGTNPQFGGTNRTVEAHVLGRSDLDLYDEEVTVVFVRRLRPMLSFASVSDLLAQMDEDLRHTAQTLGVRTARRVDPEAVTAGA; this is encoded by the coding sequence ATGAAGATTTGGACGTCTCTCGATCAGGTACCCGGTGACCAGAAATCGGTGGTCACCATTGGCAATTTCGACGGCATGCACCTGGGCCACGCCCGGGTGATTGGCTCCTGTGTGGACCGGGCGAAGAAACGCGGCTGCGAGTCGGTGGCCCTCACCTTTGACCCGCATCCCCGCTCGGTGCACCAGCCCGGGCGACCGGTTCCGCTCATTATGACCACGCAGGATCGGCTCGACGCGATGGCGGTGACCGGGCTGGACGCAACCCTGCTGGCCCACTACGACCGGTCGCTCTACTCCCTGTCCGCTGAAGACTTTGTCCAGGAGTACCTGGTGGAGCGGCTCGGGGCCGTCGAAGTGGTGGTGGGCGAGGACTTCCGGTTCGGGCAGGGCAACGCCGGGACCGTCGACACCCTCCGCCAGCTGGGGCGCATGTTCGGCTTTGACGTCACCATGGTCACCGACGTGGTTTCCCCCGGGGGGCGGCGCTGGTCGTCCTCCTGGGTGCGCGAACTGCTGCAGTTGGGCAACGTGGAGGAGGCGGCCTCAGTTTTGGGCCGATTCCACCGGGTTTCGGGTCTGGTGGTGCACGGAGCCAAGCGCGGCCGCGAACTTGGTTTCCCCACCGCCAACGTGTCGGCGCCGGGACAGTTGCTGCCGGCCGACGGAGTTTACGCGGGCTGGCTGGTGCGCGAGGCGGAACTGCCCGGCCAGGACCGCTGGGGCGGTGGGCAAGAGTTCTTGCCGGCGGCGATTTCGGTGGGAACTAACCCGCAGTTTGGCGGCACCAATCGGACGGTGGAGGCTCACGTGCTGGGCCGGTCCGACCTGGACCTGTACGACGAAGAGGTGACGGTCGTGTTCGTCCGGCGGCTCCGTCCCATGTTGAGCTTTGCCTCCGTCAGCGATCTGCTGGCGCAAATGGATGAGGACCTGCGCCATACGGCCCAAACCCTGGGGGTTCGAACGGCCCGCCGGGTCGATCCGGAGGCAGTTACCGCCGGAGCCTAG
- a CDS encoding pitrilysin family protein, with product MPDSSLDPVKLPLASAARSDVLEMPDGPLTVRRSILPGGVRVITEELPGTQTTTLGLWVATGSRDEQESEAGASHFLEHLLFKGTPTRSAFDIAAAFDEVGGESNAATSKETTHYWAKTLDSDADMTLATLTDMVTSSLITDEDVNTERTVIIDELAMAEDSPADVVHEAFATALFGDDPLGRPIGGTTASVSDLPAETIRELYRRHYHSRNLIVAGAGHLDHEQICAGLSQALALTDWDRDEAAAPASRDLLAGTGSEPPLEVVDRREVEQAHILVGSRWLNATDEQRPTSNVLLTILGGGMSSRLFQEIRERRGLAYTTYAFDSAYLDTGYFGLYAGCAPENVDEVERIMWGEVEKLAEAGVPEAELRRAKGQLRGNLALGLESSASRMMRLGRSEVTERFISVDAALARIEAVQVEEIRQMAEQMLAGPRARALVTNR from the coding sequence GTGCCAGATAGTTCCCTGGACCCGGTGAAGTTGCCGCTGGCCAGTGCAGCCCGGTCGGATGTCCTCGAAATGCCGGATGGCCCGCTGACCGTGCGCCGTTCGATCCTCCCCGGCGGGGTCAGGGTAATCACCGAGGAACTGCCCGGCACCCAAACCACCACCCTGGGACTGTGGGTGGCCACCGGTTCCCGGGATGAGCAAGAGTCGGAGGCGGGCGCCTCCCACTTCCTGGAGCACCTGCTCTTCAAGGGCACGCCCACCCGCTCCGCCTTCGACATTGCCGCCGCCTTTGACGAGGTGGGCGGAGAGTCGAACGCGGCCACCTCGAAGGAAACGACCCACTACTGGGCCAAGACTTTGGACTCTGACGCCGACATGACCCTGGCCACCCTGACGGATATGGTCACCTCCTCGCTGATCACCGACGAGGACGTCAACACGGAGCGAACCGTCATCATTGACGAGTTGGCGATGGCCGAGGATTCCCCGGCCGACGTGGTCCACGAAGCGTTCGCCACCGCCCTGTTTGGCGACGACCCCCTCGGACGCCCGATCGGGGGCACCACCGCCTCGGTCTCAGACCTGCCCGCCGAGACGATCCGGGAGCTTTACCGGCGCCACTACCATTCCCGGAACCTGATTGTGGCCGGGGCCGGTCACCTGGATCACGAACAGATTTGCGCCGGGCTCAGCCAGGCCCTGGCCCTGACCGACTGGGACCGGGACGAGGCAGCCGCCCCCGCCTCTCGCGACCTGCTTGCCGGCACCGGGAGTGAGCCGCCCCTGGAGGTGGTCGACCGCCGCGAGGTGGAGCAGGCCCACATTCTGGTGGGGTCCCGCTGGCTGAATGCCACCGACGAGCAACGTCCCACCTCAAACGTGCTGCTGACCATTTTGGGTGGGGGAATGTCCTCGCGCCTGTTCCAGGAAATCCGGGAGCGGCGCGGGCTGGCCTACACCACCTACGCCTTCGATTCCGCCTACCTGGACACCGGATATTTCGGCCTCTACGCGGGCTGCGCTCCCGAAAACGTGGACGAGGTGGAGCGAATTATGTGGGGCGAGGTGGAGAAGCTGGCCGAAGCGGGAGTGCCCGAGGCGGAGTTGCGCCGAGCCAAGGGGCAACTGCGCGGGAATCTGGCGCTCGGGTTGGAGAGTTCCGCGTCCCGCATGATGCGGCTGGGCCGCTCCGAGGTGACCGAGCGGTTCATCTCGGTCGATGCGGCGCTGGCCCGAATTGAGGCCGTTCAAGTGGAGGAGATTAGGCAGATGGCCGAACAGATGCTGGCTGGCCCCCGCGCCCGGGCGTTGGTGACCAACCGATGA
- a CDS encoding GNAT family N-acetyltransferase yields MRTLNHNFVRPAQPEHAQFIAGLQVQAMAEVLNAELGPDAPVDQLDQEAIAAAWSQTIAQPERARHGVFVATASDQPEGYVAFGDGAERSPLAEDGVAVEILGLEVVPDQRRQGHGSRMLAAAADLVRDEGGDYLQVWLAPAEEEKIRFFQSAGFAPAGLRRTLDVMGRPLTQHLWFATLDRENPAPTS; encoded by the coding sequence ATGAGGACGTTGAATCACAACTTTGTTCGCCCGGCTCAGCCGGAGCACGCCCAGTTCATCGCGGGACTGCAGGTCCAGGCGATGGCGGAGGTACTGAATGCCGAGTTGGGGCCGGACGCCCCGGTGGATCAGTTGGATCAGGAGGCGATTGCGGCGGCCTGGTCCCAGACGATTGCTCAGCCGGAGCGGGCCCGCCACGGCGTGTTCGTCGCCACCGCCTCGGATCAGCCGGAAGGCTACGTCGCGTTTGGGGATGGCGCCGAGCGTTCCCCGCTGGCCGAAGACGGCGTGGCCGTAGAAATCTTGGGGCTGGAAGTGGTTCCCGACCAGCGGCGCCAGGGACACGGATCCCGGATGTTGGCCGCCGCGGCCGACCTGGTCCGCGACGAGGGCGGCGACTACCTGCAGGTGTGGCTGGCCCCGGCCGAGGAGGAAAAGATCCGTTTCTTCCAGTCCGCCGGATTTGCCCCCGCGGGCCTGCGCCGAACGCTTGACGTGATGGGTCGGCCCCTCACGCAGCACCTGTGGTTCGCCACGCTGGACCGGGAAAACCCGGCCCCCACCAGCTAA
- a CDS encoding ribonuclease J, giving the protein MRSIFENLPEPPPVPSGALRVLPLGGLGEVGRNMNVLETEGKLLVVDCGVLFPEEHQPGVDLILPDMSAIADRLDDIVALVLTHGHEDHIGAVPYLLKLRPDIPIYGSELTLAFLEPKLKEHRLSASGLHVVAEGDRIKLAPFDAEFVSVTHSIPDALAVFVRTKAGTVLITGDFKMDQLPLDRRLTDLRSFARFGEEGVDLFMVDSTNAEVPGFITAEVEIGPVLEQVFAQTDGAIIVASFASHVHRVQQVINAAQQCGRTVALVGRSMERNMTIARERGYLQIPDGAVAELKTVEKLPRDRQVFMVTGSQGEPMAALARIAGGTHQSISAGPGDTVVFASSLIPGNENSVNRVINELMGLGAKVVHRGNAKVHVSGHASAGELIYCYNIVQPKNVMPIHGEVRHLVANGQLAVKTGVDPTRVVLADDGVAIDLKDGRAVIAGAVPCELVYVDGKSVGEISEDELRERITLGSEGFISIFAVVDKEMGTVLAGPVLRAVGMAEDDSVFDDILPEVDKALRDAAAPGGVSARTLQQVMRRVVGRWVSRRLRRRPMLVPVVVEQ; this is encoded by the coding sequence ATGAGATCGATCTTTGAGAATCTTCCCGAACCGCCTCCCGTCCCCAGCGGGGCCCTAAGAGTCCTTCCCCTGGGAGGCTTGGGGGAGGTTGGACGCAACATGAACGTCCTGGAAACCGAGGGGAAGCTCCTGGTCGTCGACTGCGGCGTGCTGTTCCCCGAGGAACACCAGCCCGGCGTCGACCTGATTTTGCCCGACATGAGCGCCATTGCGGACCGACTGGACGACATTGTCGCCCTGGTGCTCACCCACGGGCACGAGGACCACATCGGGGCCGTGCCCTACCTGCTGAAGCTGCGCCCGGACATTCCGATCTACGGCTCGGAACTGACCCTGGCGTTCCTGGAGCCCAAGTTGAAGGAGCACCGGCTCAGCGCTTCCGGCCTGCACGTGGTGGCGGAGGGCGACCGGATCAAGCTGGCTCCCTTCGATGCCGAGTTCGTCTCGGTCACGCACTCGATTCCCGATGCCCTGGCCGTCTTTGTTCGCACCAAGGCGGGCACGGTCCTGATCACCGGTGACTTCAAGATGGACCAGTTGCCGCTGGATCGGCGCCTGACCGACCTGCGTTCCTTCGCCCGGTTTGGCGAGGAAGGCGTCGACCTGTTCATGGTTGACTCCACCAACGCGGAAGTGCCTGGGTTCATCACCGCAGAGGTGGAAATCGGCCCGGTCCTAGAGCAGGTCTTCGCCCAGACGGACGGGGCCATCATCGTGGCCTCCTTTGCCTCGCACGTGCACCGGGTCCAACAGGTAATCAACGCGGCCCAGCAGTGCGGTCGCACCGTGGCCCTCGTGGGCCGGTCGATGGAACGGAACATGACCATCGCGCGGGAGCGGGGCTACCTGCAGATCCCGGACGGAGCGGTGGCCGAACTGAAGACGGTGGAGAAGCTGCCTCGGGACCGTCAGGTGTTCATGGTCACCGGTTCCCAGGGGGAGCCGATGGCCGCCCTGGCCCGGATCGCCGGGGGCACCCACCAGAGCATCAGCGCCGGCCCGGGGGACACGGTTGTGTTCGCCTCCTCGCTGATTCCCGGCAACGAGAACTCGGTCAACCGGGTGATCAACGAGCTGATGGGCCTCGGCGCCAAGGTGGTGCACCGGGGCAACGCCAAGGTGCACGTATCCGGCCACGCCTCCGCGGGTGAGCTGATCTACTGCTACAACATCGTTCAACCCAAGAATGTGATGCCAATCCACGGGGAGGTGCGCCACCTGGTGGCCAACGGGCAGTTGGCCGTCAAGACCGGGGTCGATCCCACCCGCGTGGTCCTGGCCGACGACGGGGTGGCCATCGACCTGAAGGACGGGCGCGCGGTGATTGCGGGCGCCGTCCCGTGCGAGCTGGTCTACGTGGACGGCAAGTCGGTCGGGGAAATCTCCGAGGACGAACTGCGCGAGCGGATCACGCTGGGCTCGGAAGGCTTCATCAGCATTTTCGCCGTGGTGGACAAGGAAATGGGAACGGTCCTGGCCGGCCCGGTGCTGCGGGCGGTTGGGATGGCTGAGGACGACTCCGTCTTTGACGACATCCTGCCCGAAGTGGACAAGGCTCTGCGCGACGCCGCCGCTCCCGGCGGGGTGAGCGCACGGACCCTGCAGCAGGTGATGCGCCGGGTGGTGGGCCGCTGGGTTAGCCGGCGTCTGCGCCGTCGCCCGATGCTGGTCCCGGTCGTGGTCGAGCAGTGA
- a CDS encoding carboxylesterase/lipase family protein, with translation MREGPVVQTGSGAVRGFWRGPEPLNLSANPAELVATGGLAEASAGTGPYAAFLGIPYAAAPVGPRRFGVPERPEPWSGIRPALQYGPTPVRATAADSLVPEPAIPGEDILNLNVFTPDPDPAARLPVLVYVHGGSYTAGSPASPWYDGRTFNRDSVVTVSVSYRLGFDGFGAIVGAPGNRGVRDWLAALTWVQENIAAFGGDPDRVTIGGQSAGGGAVLTLLGLPAAQPLSHRAWSISGALADVSAKRAEQVAATLARKLGVAPTRAGFSQVSPEQLLAAQDSYVAQATREVPLGIRQDPQRLLHLGPTIDGDLISQDTVGAISAGVGADKELFLGATTEEFAMTAAGFPAVLDRTNPALALAVLGCRKEVRSRYLNAVRAERATTREVIAGYVTDSVFRAPASQIAQVRTGPTWLYSFGWAGAKPGRAIHCSDLPFWFDCLDQPYSTYLLGPGAPAELAQTMHSDAVRFVATGSLPWPRTGPDRTPARVYDRQVTLSDRAYESVAALVRPVGPT, from the coding sequence GTGCGCGAAGGACCCGTAGTTCAGACCGGTTCCGGGGCCGTGCGCGGTTTCTGGCGCGGACCCGAACCCCTGAACCTGAGTGCCAATCCGGCCGAGCTGGTGGCCACCGGGGGACTGGCTGAGGCCAGTGCTGGGACCGGACCCTACGCCGCCTTTCTGGGGATCCCCTACGCGGCCGCGCCGGTGGGCCCACGCCGGTTCGGCGTCCCGGAACGCCCCGAGCCCTGGAGCGGAATTCGCCCGGCGCTGCAGTACGGTCCGACGCCGGTTCGGGCTACCGCCGCCGACTCGCTGGTTCCGGAGCCAGCGATCCCCGGCGAGGACATCCTCAACCTAAACGTGTTCACCCCCGACCCGGATCCGGCAGCCCGGCTCCCGGTGCTGGTCTACGTTCACGGCGGCAGCTACACCGCCGGCTCGCCCGCCAGCCCCTGGTACGACGGGCGCACCTTCAACCGAGACTCGGTTGTGACCGTCTCCGTTTCCTACCGGCTGGGGTTTGACGGCTTCGGAGCGATAGTTGGGGCCCCCGGGAACCGCGGGGTGCGGGACTGGCTCGCGGCTCTCACCTGGGTGCAGGAGAATATCGCCGCGTTCGGCGGCGACCCCGACCGGGTCACCATCGGCGGCCAGTCGGCCGGCGGGGGAGCGGTCCTGACCCTGCTGGGACTGCCGGCCGCCCAACCCCTCTCTCACCGGGCCTGGTCCATCTCGGGGGCGCTGGCGGATGTGAGTGCGAAACGGGCCGAGCAGGTGGCGGCCACGCTGGCTCGGAAACTGGGGGTGGCCCCAACCCGGGCCGGCTTCTCCCAGGTCAGTCCGGAGCAGCTGTTGGCCGCGCAGGACAGCTACGTTGCGCAGGCAACACGGGAGGTTCCCCTCGGGATTCGTCAGGATCCCCAACGGTTGCTCCACCTGGGGCCAACGATTGACGGAGACTTGATTTCGCAGGACACGGTGGGGGCGATCTCGGCCGGGGTGGGCGCTGACAAGGAGCTCTTCCTAGGGGCTACCACCGAAGAGTTCGCGATGACCGCCGCGGGTTTTCCCGCCGTCCTGGACCGGACGAACCCCGCCCTCGCCCTGGCGGTGCTCGGCTGTCGGAAAGAGGTCCGAAGCCGCTACCTGAACGCGGTTCGGGCCGAACGCGCCACCACCAGAGAGGTCATTGCCGGCTACGTCACCGACAGTGTGTTCCGGGCTCCGGCCAGCCAAATTGCACAGGTCCGGACCGGTCCCACCTGGCTGTACTCCTTCGGGTGGGCGGGTGCCAAGCCGGGGCGGGCCATCCACTGCTCGGACCTACCGTTCTGGTTTGACTGTCTCGACCAGCCCTACTCCACCTACCTGCTGGGACCGGGTGCCCCTGCCGAACTGGCGCAAACCATGCACTCGGACGCGGTCCGGTTCGTGGCGACCGGATCGCTCCCGTGGCCTCGGACCGGCCCTGACCGGACGCCGGCGCGGGTTTACGATCGGCAGGTCACCCTGAGTGACCGGGCCTACGAGTCGGTGGCCGCGTTGGTGCGACCGGTCGGGCCAACCTGA
- the rpsO gene encoding 30S ribosomal protein S15: MPLSKEQKDQIIAEYATHEGDTGSPEVQVALLSARINELTEHFKTHKHDHHSRRGLLLLVGRRRNLMKYLESIDVDRYRSLRDRLGLRR; encoded by the coding sequence ATGCCCTTGAGCAAGGAACAAAAGGATCAGATCATCGCCGAATACGCCACGCATGAGGGCGACACCGGTTCCCCCGAGGTTCAGGTGGCTCTGCTGAGCGCCCGGATCAACGAGTTGACCGAGCACTTCAAGACCCACAAGCACGACCACCACTCCCGCCGCGGCCTGCTGCTGCTGGTTGGTCGTCGTCGGAACCTGATGAAGTACCTAGAATCCATTGACGTGGACCGTTACCGTTCCCTCCGGGACCGCCTCGGCCTGCGCCGCTAA
- the rbfA gene encoding 30S ribosome-binding factor RbfA, which produces MADESRVRRVQENIKMTVARTLERRVKDPRLGFITITEVKATRDLQHATIFYTVLGDEKAARDTRKALESAKGLIRSEVGKALGLRLTPTISFEADRLPDEAASIEEALRAARERDAEIARHSADKEYVAGEDPYREEPVESDDDE; this is translated from the coding sequence ATGGCCGATGAGTCGCGCGTGCGCCGCGTCCAAGAGAACATCAAGATGACGGTGGCTCGAACGCTGGAGCGGCGGGTGAAAGATCCGCGGCTCGGGTTCATCACCATTACCGAAGTCAAGGCGACCCGCGATCTGCAGCACGCCACCATCTTCTACACCGTGCTCGGCGATGAGAAGGCGGCTCGGGACACCCGCAAGGCCCTGGAATCGGCCAAGGGGCTGATCCGTTCCGAGGTTGGCAAAGCCCTCGGGCTGCGACTGACCCCAACCATTAGCTTCGAAGCCGACCGCCTCCCCGACGAGGCCGCCTCGATTGAAGAGGCACTCCGGGCGGCGCGCGAGCGGGACGCCGAGATTGCACGGCACTCCGCCGACAAGGAATACGTGGCCGGGGAGGACCCCTACCGGGAGGAACCGGTCGAGTCTGACGACGATGAGTAG
- a CDS encoding polyribonucleotide nucleotidyltransferase has protein sequence MEAENLVSAEAIIDNGRFGTRTIRFETGQFAQQAAGSAVVYLDGETMVLSATTVGKHPKDQFDFFPLTVDVEERQYAAGRIPGSFFRREGRPGTEAILACRLIDRPLRPAFVKGLRNEVQVVETILAVHPNDAYDVVAINAASMSTQIAGLPFSGPIGGTRVALIDGQWVAFPRWSEMENSVFNMVVAGRLITDENGNEDVAIMMVEAGGGETQWDLIQAGAIKPTEDVVADGLEAAKPFIKVLCEAQKEVAAKASKETAEFPLYFDYTDEELAAVRDKVGDRLVAAIATEGKLAREQAVDEVRDLVIGSLVDEFPDSEKALKAAFRSVEKETIRQRTLRDEIRMDGRGPRQIRTLMAEVEVIPRVHGSALFQRGETQILGVTTLAMLRMEQQLDNLSPASHKRYMHNYNFPPFSTGETGRVGSPKRREIGHGDLAERALLPVLPSREEFPYAIRQVSEALGSNGSTSMGSVCASTLSLLQAGVPLRAPVAGIAMGLMTGEVDGQPKAITLTDILGAEDGFGDMDFKVAGTAEFITALQLDTKLDGIDSQLLRAALAQARDARLEILDFMAKAISTPDEMSAHAPRILTVQVPVDKIGEVIGPKGKMINQIQEQTGADITIEDDGTVYVGATNGESAEAARALINQIANPQMPEVGERFVGTVVKTTSFGAFVSLTPGKDGLLHISQVRRLVGGKRIDSVEDVLQVGQQVEVEISEIDERGKLSLSAVVDEEAAGEAEEAPRNSEKKEERSGDRRPRQRNRRRRNNGDESAE, from the coding sequence ATGGAGGCTGAAAACCTCGTATCCGCCGAAGCCATTATCGACAATGGCCGCTTCGGCACCCGCACCATCCGTTTTGAAACCGGCCAGTTTGCCCAGCAGGCTGCCGGCTCGGCCGTGGTTTACCTCGATGGGGAAACCATGGTTCTGTCCGCCACCACGGTGGGCAAGCACCCGAAAGACCAGTTCGACTTCTTCCCGCTGACCGTGGACGTTGAGGAACGCCAGTACGCGGCCGGACGGATCCCCGGATCCTTCTTCCGGCGCGAAGGCCGTCCCGGCACCGAGGCGATCCTCGCCTGCCGCCTGATTGACCGGCCCCTGCGCCCGGCCTTCGTCAAGGGGCTGCGCAACGAGGTTCAGGTGGTGGAAACCATCCTGGCCGTGCACCCGAACGACGCCTACGACGTGGTCGCCATCAACGCGGCGTCCATGTCCACCCAGATTGCCGGCCTGCCCTTCTCCGGCCCGATCGGCGGGACCCGCGTGGCCCTGATCGACGGCCAGTGGGTAGCGTTCCCGCGCTGGTCCGAAATGGAGAACTCCGTTTTCAACATGGTGGTGGCCGGCCGGCTGATCACCGATGAGAACGGCAACGAAGACGTGGCCATCATGATGGTCGAAGCCGGCGGCGGCGAAACCCAGTGGGACCTGATTCAGGCCGGGGCGATCAAGCCGACCGAGGACGTCGTGGCCGACGGGCTGGAAGCAGCCAAGCCCTTCATCAAGGTGCTGTGCGAAGCCCAGAAAGAGGTGGCTGCCAAGGCCTCGAAGGAAACCGCAGAGTTCCCGCTGTACTTTGACTACACCGACGAAGAGCTGGCCGCCGTGCGCGACAAGGTGGGCGACCGCCTGGTGGCTGCGATCGCCACCGAGGGCAAGCTGGCCCGCGAACAGGCCGTCGACGAGGTCCGCGACCTGGTGATCGGTTCCCTGGTGGACGAGTTCCCCGACTCGGAAAAGGCTCTCAAGGCAGCCTTCCGCTCGGTCGAGAAGGAAACCATTCGCCAGCGCACGCTGCGCGACGAGATCCGGATGGACGGCCGCGGCCCCCGCCAGATCCGCACCCTGATGGCCGAGGTGGAAGTAATTCCTCGGGTTCACGGCTCCGCCCTGTTCCAGCGCGGTGAGACCCAGATCCTTGGGGTCACCACCCTGGCCATGCTCCGGATGGAGCAGCAGCTGGACAACCTGAGCCCCGCCTCGCACAAGCGCTACATGCACAACTACAACTTCCCGCCCTTCTCCACCGGTGAAACCGGGCGTGTGGGTTCGCCCAAGCGCCGCGAGATTGGCCACGGCGACCTGGCCGAGCGCGCCCTGCTGCCCGTCCTGCCCTCCCGTGAGGAGTTCCCCTACGCGATCCGGCAGGTGTCCGAGGCCCTCGGCTCCAACGGCTCCACCTCGATGGGCTCGGTCTGCGCCTCCACCCTGTCCCTGCTGCAAGCCGGCGTGCCCCTGCGTGCACCGGTGGCCGGCATCGCCATGGGCCTGATGACCGGTGAGGTCGACGGCCAGCCCAAGGCCATCACCCTGACCGACATTCTCGGGGCGGAAGACGGCTTCGGCGACATGGACTTCAAGGTGGCCGGTACCGCTGAGTTCATCACCGCGCTGCAGTTGGACACCAAGCTCGACGGGATCGACTCGCAGCTGCTGCGCGCCGCACTGGCCCAGGCCCGCGACGCCCGGCTGGAGATCCTGGACTTCATGGCCAAGGCCATCTCCACCCCCGACGAAATGTCGGCTCACGCCCCGCGGATCCTGACCGTTCAGGTCCCGGTGGACAAGATCGGCGAGGTGATCGGGCCCAAGGGCAAGATGATCAACCAGATCCAGGAGCAGACCGGTGCGGACATCACGATTGAGGATGACGGCACCGTCTACGTCGGAGCGACCAACGGAGAGTCCGCCGAGGCTGCCCGCGCCCTGATCAACCAGATTGCCAACCCGCAGATGCCCGAGGTGGGGGAGCGTTTTGTCGGCACCGTCGTCAAGACCACTTCCTTCGGCGCGTTTGTCTCCCTGACCCCCGGCAAGGACGGCCTGCTGCACATTTCGCAGGTGCGTCGACTGGTGGGCGGCAAACGGATCGACTCGGTTGAGGACGTCCTGCAGGTCGGCCAGCAGGTCGAGGTGGAGATCAGCGAAATCGACGAGCGCGGCAAGCTCTCCCTGTCCGCCGTGGTGGATGAGGAAGCCGCCGGGGAAGCCGAAGAGGCCCCCCGCAACTCGGAGAAGAAAGAGGAGCGCTCCGGGGATCGTCGTCCCCGCCAGCGCAACCGTCGCCGCCGCAACAACGGTGACGAATCCGCCGAGTAG
- the truB gene encoding tRNA pseudouridine(55) synthase TruB: MSSAGILLVDKPAGLTSHDVVGKVRRLARTRAVGHAGTLDPAATGLLILGVNRGTKLLTYLTGLDKTYRATIRLGADTTTDDAEGEVLSAPGCPPLAADVLEAALAQFRGRIQQVPASVSAIKVDGKRAHALVRAGQQVELAARPVTILRLEQLGPARVVDQFLDLDVEVECSSGTYIRSLARDLGRVLGVGGHLTSLRRTTIGPWTVAEATPLADLPPDPTLLSFDQVCPTLFPLVEITPAQAERFRYGQVPELDVTLAEGEVRSIGVPGANVAGLVQVKSGRLKPAFIIQPI; this comes from the coding sequence ATGAGTAGTGCCGGAATCCTGCTGGTGGACAAGCCGGCCGGCCTGACCAGCCACGACGTGGTGGGGAAGGTTCGGCGGCTGGCCCGCACCCGGGCGGTTGGTCACGCCGGAACCCTGGATCCGGCTGCGACCGGGCTGCTGATCCTCGGGGTGAACCGGGGAACCAAACTGCTCACCTACCTGACCGGGCTGGACAAGACCTACCGGGCCACCATCCGGCTGGGCGCGGACACCACCACCGACGATGCCGAGGGGGAAGTTCTTTCGGCTCCGGGCTGCCCGCCGCTGGCAGCGGACGTGCTGGAGGCGGCCCTAGCTCAGTTTCGGGGGCGGATTCAGCAGGTCCCCGCCTCCGTCAGCGCGATCAAAGTGGACGGCAAGCGGGCCCACGCCCTGGTCCGGGCCGGGCAGCAGGTCGAGCTGGCCGCTCGCCCGGTGACGATCCTCCGCCTCGAACAACTGGGCCCGGCCCGCGTGGTCGACCAGTTCCTGGACCTGGACGTAGAAGTGGAGTGCTCTTCCGGCACCTACATTCGTTCCCTGGCCCGGGATCTGGGGCGAGTCCTGGGAGTGGGCGGGCACCTGACCTCCCTCAGGCGCACGACAATTGGGCCGTGGACGGTAGCCGAGGCCACCCCGCTGGCGGACCTGCCCCCCGACCCGACCCTGCTTAGCTTCGATCAGGTTTGTCCGACCCTGTTTCCGCTGGTAGAGATCACCCCCGCCCAGGCGGAGCGGTTCCGCTACGGCCAGGTTCCCGAGCTGGACGTGACGCTGGCCGAGGGGGAAGTGCGGAGTATCGGGGTGCCCGGGGCCAACGTGGCCGGGTTAGTCCAGGTCAAAAGCGGTAGGCTAAAACCAGCCTTCATTATTCAGCCGATTTGA